Below is a genomic region from Citrobacter telavivensis.
GAACGCGGCTTCTGGTGGGGCTGCTGGAATATGTCTATCAACATTGGCGGGGCGATTATCCCGCTAATCAGCGCCTTCGCCGCTCACTGGTGGGGCTGGCAGGCCGCGATGCTGATGCCAGGGATAATCAGCATGGCTCTGGGAATCTGGTTAACGCTGCAACTAAAGGGCACGCCCCAGGAAGAGGGGTTACCGTCCGTCGGCAACTGGCGTAACGATCCGCTGGAATTGCGCCAGGAGCAGCAAAGTCCGCCGATGGGGCTGTGGCAAATGCTGCGTACCACGATGCTGAAAAACCCGATGATCTGGCTGTTGGGCGTTTCGTATGTGCTGGTCTATCTGATCCGCATTGCCCTCAACGACTGGGGCAACATCTGGCTGACGGAAAGTCACGGCGTCAACCTGCTCAGCGCCAACGCCACGGTGATGCTGTTTGAAGTAGGCGGTCTTCTCGGCGCGCTGTTTGCCGGCTGGGGTTCGGACCTGCTGTTTAGCGGTCAGCGGGCGCCAATGATTTTGCTGTTTACGTTGGGACTGATGGTCTCCGTCGCCGCGCTATGGTTGGCGCCGGTTCATCATTACGCCCTGCTGGCAGTCTGTTTCTTTACGGTGGGCTTTTTTGTCTTTGGCCCACAAATGTTGATTGGCCTGGCGGCGGTGGAATGTGGACACAAAGCGGCGGCAGGTTCAATCACGGGTTTTCTCGGCCTGTTCGCCTATCTGGGGGCAGCGCTGGCGGGCTGGCCTCTGTCGCTGGTCATTGAACGCTACGGCTGGTCGGGAATGTTCAGTTTGCTCTCGGTCGTCGCGGTACTTATGGGTTTACTGCTGATGCCGCTGCTGATGGCGGGCATCACCACCACTCTCAGTCAAAGGATAAAACAATGAAAATGACCCTTACCTCTACTCTGATTGCCTCCGCCGTTGCGCTGGCGACCTTATCGGGCGCGGCGCACGCCAAAGGTCGTCTGGTGGTCTATTGCAGCGCCACCAACGAGATGTGCGAAGCAGAAACCAAAGCCTTTGGCGATAAATATGACGTGAAAACGTCGTTTATCCGTAACGGCTCCGGCAGCACGCTGGCGAAGGTCGATGCCGAGAAGAAAAACCCACAGGCTGACGTCTGGTACGGCGGCACGCTGGACCCGCAGTCGCAGGCCGGTGAAATGGGTCTGCTGCAGCCGTACAAATCCCCGAACCTGGAACAGGTGATGGAGAAATTCCGCGATCCGGCGAAAGTGAAGGGCAACCTCTCGTCGGCGGTCTACGTGGGGATCCTCGGTTTCGGCGTCAACACCCAGCGCCTGAAAGAGAAAAATCTGCCGGTGCCGAAATGCTGGAAAGATCTGACCAAACCGGAATACAAAGGCGAAATTCAGATTGCCGACCCGCAAAGCTCCGGCACTGCCTACACCGCGCTGGCGACGTTTGCCCAGCTGTGGGGGGAAGATCAGGCCTTTGATTACCTGAAACAGCTGAACGCCAACGTCTCGCAGTACACCAAATCCGGTATTGCCCCGGCGCGTAACGCCGCCCGCGGTGAAACGGCCATCGGCATCGGCTTCCTGCACGACTACTCGCTGGAAAAAGAACAGGGCGCGCCGCTGGAGCTGATTTCTCCGTGTGAAGGTACTGGCTATGAGATCGGCGGCGTCAGCATCCTGAAAGGGGCACGCAACCTCGACAATGCCAAACTGTTCGTCGACTGGGTACTGTCGAAAGACGCACAGGAACTGGCATGGAAGAAAGGTAAGTCCTATCAGATCCTGACCAACACCACCGCCGAAACCTCGCCGAACTCGCTGAAACTCGACGACCTGAAGCTTATCAACTACGACATGGATAAATACGGCTCAACAGACGTCCGTAAGGCGCTGATCAATAAGTGGGTCAGCGAAGTGAAGATGGGTAAATAAGCTCACACGATGACTTCCTGACGTTAAGGTTACGCAGGCCGGGTAAGGCAACGCCGCCACCCGGCAATCATCGTC
It encodes:
- a CDS encoding MFS transporter, with protein sequence MHAGAASEINQRYRTLRPRLLMCMVIGYAAFYLTRKSVNYVLPALQTDLGLDKSDIGLLGSLFYLTYGLSKFTAGLWHDSHGQRGFMGVGLFATGLLNVVFAFGESLTLLLAVWTLNGFFQGWGWPPCARLLTHWYSRNERGFWWGCWNMSINIGGAIIPLISAFAAHWWGWQAAMLMPGIISMALGIWLTLQLKGTPQEEGLPSVGNWRNDPLELRQEQQSPPMGLWQMLRTTMLKNPMIWLLGVSYVLVYLIRIALNDWGNIWLTESHGVNLLSANATVMLFEVGGLLGALFAGWGSDLLFSGQRAPMILLFTLGLMVSVAALWLAPVHHYALLAVCFFTVGFFVFGPQMLIGLAAVECGHKAAAGSITGFLGLFAYLGAALAGWPLSLVIERYGWSGMFSLLSVVAVLMGLLLMPLLMAGITTTLSQRIKQ
- a CDS encoding extracellular solute-binding protein, whose translation is MKMTLTSTLIASAVALATLSGAAHAKGRLVVYCSATNEMCEAETKAFGDKYDVKTSFIRNGSGSTLAKVDAEKKNPQADVWYGGTLDPQSQAGEMGLLQPYKSPNLEQVMEKFRDPAKVKGNLSSAVYVGILGFGVNTQRLKEKNLPVPKCWKDLTKPEYKGEIQIADPQSSGTAYTALATFAQLWGEDQAFDYLKQLNANVSQYTKSGIAPARNAARGETAIGIGFLHDYSLEKEQGAPLELISPCEGTGYEIGGVSILKGARNLDNAKLFVDWVLSKDAQELAWKKGKSYQILTNTTAETSPNSLKLDDLKLINYDMDKYGSTDVRKALINKWVSEVKMGK